The Camelina sativa cultivar DH55 chromosome 18, Cs, whole genome shotgun sequence DNA window AGCCGGGAAGACGCAAAGCAGCAGAAGCAGAACGAGCACTTGAGGTAATAGTGTTGAACACTTCTTTCCCATCTTTCTTTGTGTCTCTCTTACACTTGTTaattttaatctctttcttttggttCGTAGAGACatgtatttatatatctaagaagagagaaaaagtgaaaataCCAAGAAGTTAAACCATGGAGATAAGAACACACACATAAAAGAAATAGTATTGGTTTCTCCGTCACTTATTTTGAATAATTGACCTTCTCCTCTTGTATCTTAGTGCATATCTTATTTTAAAGTTAGGTAACAGTTCTAAGTTGGACTCTTTTTGTTCATATggtatttaaaatttcataggtggttgttggttttttttttaacaagattCTTATAATTAAGACTTCGGACTTGGTACATATTTCGTCACAAATTgttatgtacatatataaactGATTAGATTGATAAAGACTGTTTGACATTAAAACGTTTTTGCAGAATCACAAAAATAAAGCGCGTCAAATGGAAATTTCTAGGGCCCGAGAATCCTAGCAGTACTGCGGTTAATAAGTATCAAACGATGCTTCATTTTCTTatctatatagatatatagagaTATAGGTATATAGGTCTTCTTGTAATGAATTTTTGATAGAGTAGAAAAACTTATctaaatgataattaatagtttaatacatatatatgactTGTATGAATTCTAATTGCGGAAAATAAACATTATTTGATATATGTCAGTATATGTCGTTGAAGCCAGGTAGCTAGATTCGATAGCTATCAGAAAGATGATGGAGAAATGGAAACTAGGGCTTGTTTATACCACCACTGGCTTGTCCGCTGATTGATCCCCCCAAATCTATGTTACTATTGGTCTTATAGAGTTATAGATACTCATCAAACCTCCTTGATCCTGTAAAAAACAATTacgtagtatatatatatgtatatatgtatatgtatgtaatcaataaaaatatgtgtGCAGTCTaactaaaaaaacttaaaaggtaTATCACAACGTTTAATactttataattgaaaaataacTATATACTTTTATAAAAGATCATGGTGACTATCAATTGCCAAacataatattttcaaatggtataaattcacaaaattctaaaatctaGCGATCTTAGCTTTCATTTACAAATGATTCGTGTAAAATCTAACGATGCAATTTAAAGTTATAGCCGATCTATTAATGACATGtcaagctgtcaaggagatgaTCGCTAGAGCGGATTAACTTTACCATAGtaatttgagttcaagaacggtgccaTATATAATTCTTCTTTAACTATTTGATTTATGATTTCATGAATCTCTGCAAATTCTTTGTGCTCaatgcttttattttatttatttacatagcTTTTATGCTTTGTTTAGTGTaagtaaaaacaacaaaatcttttttatttgtctttgctATACTTGATTTTACCAATTTCGTAATGAACCTTTTAATCTTTGTGGATTTGATAGTGTTATATCGACAATTTGAATGTGCTAGTATgcacattaaattttaaacgaTGTGTTAATATTTTCTGTACATCTTTTAAATACGATCGATCCATCTAGCAGAAAGATCAGTTGGTTTTGTTGGTCGGTCCACATCTGCTCTCTAATTGCACAATTCGATACACTAGTTCCAAAACTAAACCTAGAGTTAACTTGAAACAATTGGCATTCATAATGTTTAGAGGACCTTTATTACAATCACTGAAACATAAAGGTACgtaaaactgaaatttttgAAAGGACATACATatgaatacaaaaaataaaatttacccTCATATATACTAGAGGGTATAAGAAGAAGTACTAGGGGGCGGCTTCAGGATTGCGACCACCACCCTGTCTACTTTTTGAAGGGTCTGCTTTTCCCACATTTGGAAAATAAAGGCCCAAAAGTCTTCTccctacatttttttttttaattacgatatttgaattcaattttaattaataaataaaaagctccatataaaataaaacactgTTATATAATGCATGCATATAATATGTAATACCTTCTGACTGGTGAGTTTTCTCCAcgcttcttgattttttttcactaTTTAGGGAGTGCGTTCGCTCTTGTCCCTTCTCTTCAAATCCACGTACTTGCACTTCGAAAGTAGCAGGTTTGGCCAGTTGGTATAGAATTCGTCCAGGTGAGTTTTCGTTTGGAAGTTCAGTTTTCTCCGTTTGAAGAACCAAACCTTGTGTTTCATTTATAGAACATTGTTTAAAAATCTGTATGGTGTTAATGTAGATATTAATGTTAAAGTACTGTTAATGTGTGTTGCAACTTGAAACACTAACCTGTGACTGAAAATGGAGCCGGGAAGATGCAGAGCATCAAAAGCAGACCGAGTACGTGAGGTAATAGTGAAGAACACTTCTTTCCCATGTTTCTGTCTCTCTTTTATACTTGTTAATTTGCTCTATTTCTTCTGGTGTAGAGACGTTTATTTATATATCCAAGTAGAGAGAAAAGGGAAGTACTGAGAAGCCAAATCAAAGAGATGAGATCGAACACACACCTAAAAGAAATAGTATTGGTTTCTCCGTCActtatttgaatttttaccTTCTCCTCTTGGATCTTAGtgcatttcttatattttaaagtttagcAACGTTTCCAAGTTGGAGTATTTTTGTTcatattgtatttaaaatttcataggtggttgttggattttttattttctgtcaaTCAAATATTAGTTAGAAAAGAATTGCATTATTGGtggtccaaacaaaaaaaaatgaatttacaaaatcaatttcaGAGATAAGCAAACTGGAAAATCGAGTAAGACAATTCCGCTCTCAGATTTGATGATTGTGGGATCTCTAGGTAAAGAAAAAAGTCGAAAAGAAGCCTAAAGCAAGCTGAATTCATCTATAAGGTTGGAAAACGCCGGCCATTTTTCAAGGTTCTGCACCAATGCAACTAACAAACAATTCCGCCAAAAAGAATACTCTCCATGGCCCATATGAGTACTTCAAACTCTAAAACAGGGGGAGAAGGACTTTGTCGAAGACATTTAGTTCCTTACATTAGAGTTTGATCCTCATCGTCACAACACCACCATCCCaagtcaaaatttaaatctattagtttccaagagccatcaatcTAACAACGAGATAAATGACCAGGGGCTACGAAAGAAGCCGAGGTGACCAAGGAAAGCTTCGAGATAGATTGCGCCTCCTCCTACAATAACTTATTGCATAAAGCCTGAGACATGATATCAGTATGCCCTACCTCAattccttgaaaaacttttttatttctatctttGTAGAGCGACCATAAAATCCATGATAACTGAAGATGATTTTTTCGTTCTCCCAATTGAGGCAACCTCCCCCCCCCCCCAGCNNNNNNNNNNNNNNNNNNNNNNNNNNNNNNNNNNNNNNNNNNNNNNNNNNNNNNNNNNNNNNNNNNNNNNNNNNNNNNNNNNNNNNNNNNNNNNNNNNNNNNNNNNNNNNNNNNNNNNNNNNNNNNNNNNNNNNNNNNNNNNNNNNNNNNNNNNNNNNNNNNNNNNNNNNNNNNNNNNNNNNNNNNNNNNNNNNNNNNNNNNNNNNNNNNNNNNNNNNNNNNNNNNNNNNNNNNNNNNNNNNNNNNNNNNNNNNNNNNNNNNNNNNNNNNNNNNNNNNNNNNNNNNNNNNNNNNNNNNNNNNNNNNNNNNNNNNNNNNNNNNNNNNNNNNNNNNNNNNNNNNNNNNNNNNNNNNNNNNNNNNNNNNNNNNNNNNNNNNNNNNNNNNNNNNNNNNNNNNNNNNNNNNNNNNNNNNNNNNNNNNNNNNNNNNNNNNNNNNNNNNNNNNNNNNNNNNNNNNNNNNNNNNNNNNNNNNNNNNNNNNNNNNNNNNNNNNNNNNNNNNNNNNNNNNNNNNNNNCCCCCCCCCCAGGTCAGAAAATATAATCCAGATTCAAATACAcagaattgtaaaaaaaaacttttgaaactACCGAAAACCGAAATGGGAAACTACTCTCAAATATTACGCGAACGTGGACATACAGAGAACGTGATTGTTGGACTTTTATTAACAAGATTCTTAAAACTTTGGGACCTGGGACATATTTCttcacaaatttaatattttataaaaatttaaagattttttgttgCAGTTTAACATTTTGGTGACAGTCTTTTAATTAAAACTCTCTTTCTGAAGAGTTATAAATTTgtggtattttaattttattggtttgtgttggtgcgggattcagcacccccaacataccggTCTAAACCACAAATCGAAATTGAGTACTCCAACCGGGAGTTCGGTCTTGAGATGGATTCAACCTACAAATGAAGGCCCAATTGTGTCGAAGGGTCCAACTCCAGAATGAGAAACCGACTTCCCAGATCGCCTGCCGGCCGACCTCACAAGAAAGGAGAAACTTTCTTGTTCTTGGTTTGGCCGATTAGAAAAGTAGctatattttgtaatcaaagCATTCATATAAATAGGGGGATACCTCCTCCTTGTAAGACatccaacaattaatacaaaaacccgCAATTCTTTATTGTTCTTAAGCGAAACcctaacttcttcttcaagagatCTTAATTCCCTTTTGCTTGATAACTTTGATCTGATTTCTTAGAGAGATAactttattgaatttgtttccccttcaaacaaattcattgtgtgaaactcaGTTTCAACAGTTTGgttaaagtaaaaaatttattaatcacTCACAGAAAAGAATTTTAAGCTgttaaaaccatttaaaaccaTCTACTAAACTTAAAACAGAAACTAATTGGTAGGCCCGGCTCATAGGGGAAGCCACTGAAACCAAAGATTCGGGCCTAAAATTTTGATGGCCCTTTTTCacttaaaattatgttaaataaaaggttttttttttgtaaaatatgtataagaGCTTTTTTATTTAGATGTAAAAGGTCTTTTACTATACAATATGTAAAAggtgttaaaatatataagttttggtaaattatagaaaatctaaaacttttgtaataagcGAAAATAGtacatttttagatttttgcCTCGTGAACGTTGGCCGGCAATTGGGAAAACGTTTCATTTGGAGAGATTAACAAAGACGGCATATAATTTCTCCCTATTACACAAAGAATCCAGGAAAGATAAGCGGACAACGAATCACTTTGTCAATAAAGTAGAAGGCGAGAGGTTGTTAGTAAAGGTGAGTCCTTGCTGGTCGCAGTTCACCATATGGAACGAAACAGCAAGCGTCTCCGGATTTCGGACTTTATTTACACACCGCTGAATGGTTGTTTTATGTATGAATATTTTTGTGTAttcatttcatattttcattattcACATGACGACTCACACAATACATAAATTTACCAATCAATATATGTTTGAACCATTTCTTACTATATCTTTAATTCCAAATATATTATCAATGgtcatttattattaattaagtcAAGTCTTTAGATTTTGTTACTTATCAAAAAAC harbors:
- the LOC104760474 gene encoding uncharacterized protein LOC104760474; amino-acid sequence: MGKKCSSLLPHVLGLLLMLCIFPAPFSVTGLVLQTEKTELPNENSPGRILYQLAKPATFEVQVRGFEEKGQERTHSLNSEKKSRSVEKTHQSEGRRLLGLYFPNVGKADPSKSRQGGGRNPEAAP